The following are encoded in a window of Panicum virgatum strain AP13 chromosome 5N, P.virgatum_v5, whole genome shotgun sequence genomic DNA:
- the LOC120671876 gene encoding probable pectinesterase 67, producing the protein MAWPCLLPFLLLAAAAVLTSAPSGTLAKSKLAKKSDDIVNGPLLTDKLKAKRTLIVGPDEEFKTVQSAIDAVPAGNTEWIIVHLRSGVHNGKVVIPKNKPFIFVRGNGKGRTSISHESASPDNAESAAFTVNADNVIVFGISFRNTARAGLVNNQEIRSVSAMVAGDKVAFYHCAFYSPHHTLFDSAGRHYYESCYIQGNIDFIFGSGQSIFQCPEIFVKPDRRTEILGSITAQDRKVDDDTSGFVFLKGKVYGVGEVYLGRVTAPDSRVIFADTYLSKTINPAGWTTIGYTGSTDKVMLAEFNCTGPGSDAAKRVPWSRRFTVNEATKYLTIDFINGKEWLPAYYY; encoded by the exons GACGACATCGTGAACGGGCCCCTCCTCACCGACAAGCTCAAGGCGAAGCGGACGCTGATCGTCGGCCCGGACGAGGAGTTCAAGACCGTGCAGTCCGCCATCGACGCCGTGCCCGCCGGCAACACCGAGTGGATCATCGTCCACCTCCGCTCCGGCGTGCATAA TGGCAAAGTCGTGATCCCGAAGAACAAGCCGTTCATCTTCGTGAGGGGCAACGGCAAGGGCCGGACCTCCATCTCCCACGAGTCCGCCTCCCCCGACAACGCCGAGTCCGCCGCGTTCACCGTGAACGCCGACAATGTCATCGTCTTCGGCATCAGCTTCAGG AACACCGCGCGCGCCGGGCTTGTCAACAACCAGGAGATCCGCTCCGTTTCAGCGATGGTGGCCGGCGACAAGGTGGCCTTCTACCACTGCGCCTTCTACAGCCCCCACCACACCCTCTTCGACAGCGCCGGCCGCCACTACTACGAGAGCTGCTACATCCAGGGCAACATCGACTTCATCTTCGGCAGCGGCCAGTCCATATTCCAG TGCCCCGAAATCTTCGTGAAGCCTGACCGGCGGACGGAGATCCTGGGCTCCATCACCGCGCAGGACCGGAAGGTCGACGACGACACCAGCGGCTTCGTGTTCCTCAAGGGCAAGGTGTACGGCGTCGGCGAGGTCTACCTGGGCCGGGTCACCGCGCCCGACTCGCGCGTCATCTTCGCCGACACCTACCTCTCCAAGACCATCAACCCGGCCGGGTGGACCACCATAGGCTACACCGGCAGCACCGA TAAGGTGATGCTCGCGGAGTTCAACTGCACGGGGCCCGGCTCCGATGCGGCCAAGCGCGTGCCGTGGTCGCGGCGGTTCACCGTGAACGAGGCCACCAAGTACCTCACCATCGACTTCATCAACGGCAAGGAGTGGCTGCCGGCCTACTACTACTGA